A window of the Parcubacteria group bacterium genome harbors these coding sequences:
- a CDS encoding VRR-NUC domain-containing protein encodes MRRATERPPVPTEHAEAVAFREWLDTQVALGNVRRYTHLAQETFTRSWGTKRRNHLEGVRPGFPDYCVVVGKGDGVTGLVFVELKRPRGPQGGANGTRLSDEQVAWLRDLNRVGDDCHAAVCYGSGEAIDFVKKFL; translated from the coding sequence ATGAGGCGCGCCACCGAGCGCCCGCCCGTCCCGACCGAGCACGCCGAGGCAGTCGCCTTCCGCGAGTGGCTCGATACGCAGGTCGCCCTCGGCAACGTGCGCCGCTACACCCACCTCGCGCAGGAGACCTTCACGAGGAGCTGGGGGACGAAGCGCAGGAACCACCTCGAAGGCGTGCGCCCCGGCTTCCCGGATTACTGCGTCGTCGTCGGTAAGGGCGACGGCGTGACCGGCCTCGTCTTCGTCGAACTGAAGCGCCCGCGCGGCCCGCAGGGGGGCGCGAACGGGACGCGGCTGTCGGACGAGCAGGTTGCGTGGCTCCGTGACCTTAACCGCGTGGGCGACGACTGTCATGCCGCCGTCTGCTATGGGTCCGGTGAGGCGATTGACTTCGTTAAAAAATTCCTATGA